The following coding sequences are from one Chitinivibrionia bacterium window:
- a CDS encoding KilA-N domain-containing protein: MPKNEKISVQGTEITVVSEKIGDYISLTDMANHKSDLEARIVVANWMSTRYTVDFLAVWEQVNNPNFNRMGFHTVRNGEGRLLLSPKRWVEMTNAIGIFSKAGRYGGGIFAHKDIAFEFGTWLSPEFKYFLIREFERLKEDETKRLSLEWNLQRTLAKINYKIHTSAVKEKLVPQAITKEQANFFYADEADLLNVALFGKTAKEWREENPDLKGNMRDYATLEQLVVLSNMESINALLIRQELSQSQRLIQLNATAITQMQALTNNKQIKLLGQ, encoded by the coding sequence ATGCCGAAAAATGAAAAAATTAGTGTTCAGGGCACGGAAATAACGGTTGTTTCCGAAAAAATTGGCGATTACATTTCGCTGACTGATATGGCAAACCACAAAAGCGATTTAGAAGCGCGGATTGTTGTTGCAAACTGGATGAGTACGCGCTATACGGTTGATTTTTTAGCGGTTTGGGAGCAAGTGAACAATCCGAATTTTAACCGTATGGGTTTCCATACGGTTAGAAATGGGGAAGGACGACTTTTATTATCTCCAAAGCGTTGGGTAGAAATGACAAATGCAATTGGTATTTTCTCAAAAGCAGGGCGTTATGGCGGCGGAATTTTTGCACATAAAGATATTGCTTTTGAGTTTGGAACTTGGCTTTCACCCGAATTCAAATATTTTTTGATACGAGAGTTTGAACGCCTAAAAGAAGACGAAACCAAACGTCTGTCTCTTGAATGGAATTTACAGCGAACTTTAGCAAAAATAAACTATAAAATACACACTTCCGCCGTAAAAGAAAAACTTGTTCCCCAAGCGATTACAAAAGAACAAGCGAATTTCTTTTATGCCGACGAAGCGGACTTGCTGAACGTCGCCCTTTTCGGCAAAACCGCCAAAGAATGGCGCGAAGAAAATCCCGACTTAAAAGGAAATATGCGCGATTATGCAACACTGGAACAGTTGGTAGTTTTGTCGAATATGGAAAGCATAAATGCACTTCTTATTCGCCAAGAACTCTCGCAATCACAACGACTAATTCAGTTGAACGCAACTGCAATTACTCAAATGCAAGCGCTTACGAATAACAAGCAGATTAAGCTGTTGGGACAGTAA
- the alaS gene encoding alanine--tRNA ligase, giving the protein MKSAKEIRQSFIDFFVERGHTFVRSAPVVPNDDPTLMFTNAGMNQFKTIFLGENPKNLKRAANSQKCMRVSGKHNDLEEVGVDHYHHTLFEMLGNWSFGDYYKKEAISWAWELLTDVWKLPKDKLYATIYKNDDEAQTIWEAMTDVKKEHISRHGEKDNFWEMGETGPCGPCTEIHIDLGEGICPNESDPKHKCEVNGDNCHRYLELWNLVFIQYERQKDGSLKELPAKHVDTGMGLERVVRVIQGLKSNYDSDLFSPIIRKLEELSGKKYVSSEKTGIPFRVIADHIRALTFAITDGVFPSNDGRGYVLRRLLRRAYRYGRQLDFSAPFMHKLIPVVVEMMGEAYPEIGERAEFVASVIKSEEERFDSTLETGIAKFNSALEAAKKAGKTEIAGADVFALYDTYGFPVDLTNLLAQENGFSIDEAGFAKEMELQKERARAARSAAGDEFSPDGWVILNENNTAEFVGYDQYKVEKAKVNRYKIINENKALAVFDKTPFYAEMGGQVGDSGLIEYKENPGWDWKADIVDTLTWNGMFVSIMENPRLFSDIPQVKYSFAAILADGGHGKTYKLKVNEEKRQEIRRAHSATHLLQAALTQVLGSHVSQAGSKVEDGKV; this is encoded by the coding sequence ATGAAAAGCGCGAAAGAAATTCGTCAAAGTTTTATCGATTTTTTTGTAGAGCGCGGGCACACATTTGTCCGTTCCGCTCCTGTTGTTCCCAACGATGACCCGACATTGATGTTTACGAATGCGGGGATGAACCAGTTCAAAACCATATTTTTGGGCGAAAACCCGAAAAATCTGAAACGCGCGGCAAATTCGCAAAAATGTATGCGCGTTTCGGGAAAACACAACGATTTGGAAGAAGTCGGCGTTGATCACTACCACCACACGCTTTTTGAAATGCTCGGAAATTGGTCGTTCGGCGATTACTACAAAAAAGAGGCGATTTCTTGGGCGTGGGAACTTTTGACCGACGTCTGGAAACTTCCCAAAGACAAATTATACGCGACCATTTACAAAAACGACGACGAAGCGCAAACTATCTGGGAAGCTATGACCGACGTAAAAAAAGAACACATTTCAAGACACGGCGAAAAAGACAATTTTTGGGAAATGGGCGAAACGGGACCTTGCGGACCTTGCACCGAAATTCATATTGACTTAGGCGAAGGAATTTGCCCCAACGAATCCGACCCAAAACACAAATGCGAAGTAAACGGCGACAACTGCCACAGATACTTGGAATTATGGAATTTGGTTTTCATTCAATACGAACGCCAAAAAGACGGCTCGCTCAAAGAACTTCCCGCAAAACACGTTGATACAGGAATGGGTTTGGAGCGGGTTGTTCGCGTAATTCAGGGCTTAAAGTCAAACTACGACAGCGATTTGTTTTCGCCGATAATTCGCAAATTAGAAGAACTTTCGGGTAAAAAATACGTGTCAAGCGAAAAAACAGGCATTCCTTTCAGAGTAATCGCCGACCACATAAGAGCGCTGACTTTCGCAATAACCGACGGCGTTTTTCCGAGCAACGATGGTCGCGGCTATGTTTTGCGCCGCCTTTTAAGGAGAGCATACCGCTACGGTCGCCAACTTGATTTTTCCGCGCCTTTTATGCACAAATTAATTCCCGTCGTTGTAGAAATGATGGGCGAGGCGTATCCCGAAATCGGCGAGCGCGCAGAATTTGTAGCAAGCGTAATAAAATCCGAAGAAGAGCGTTTCGATTCAACCTTAGAAACAGGAATTGCAAAATTTAATTCGGCGTTGGAAGCGGCAAAAAAAGCAGGAAAAACCGAAATTGCAGGCGCAGACGTTTTTGCATTATACGACACTTACGGCTTCCCCGTGGACTTAACAAATTTGCTCGCGCAAGAAAACGGATTTAGCATCGATGAAGCAGGCTTCGCCAAAGAAATGGAACTGCAAAAAGAACGCGCAAGAGCCGCAAGAAGCGCCGCAGGAGACGAATTTAGCCCCGACGGTTGGGTGATTTTGAATGAAAATAATACTGCTGAATTTGTAGGATACGACCAATACAAAGTAGAAAAAGCAAAAGTAAATCGCTACAAAATTATAAACGAAAATAAAGCATTAGCGGTATTCGACAAAACGCCTTTCTACGCAGAAATGGGCGGACAAGTCGGTGATAGCGGGCTTATAGAATATAAGGAAAATCCCGGCTGGGATTGGAAAGCAGATATAGTAGATACTCTAACTTGGAACGGGATGTTTGTAAGTATTATGGAAAATCCAAGGTTATTTTCTGATATTCCTCAAGTAAAATACTCTTTTGCCGCAATTTTAGCTGATGGTGGTCATGGAAAAACGTATAAGTTAAAAGTTAACGAAGAAAAAAGACAAGAAATTCGCCGCGCACACTCGGCAACGCACTTGTTGCAGGCGGCATTAACGCAGGTTTTGGGCAGCCACGTTTCGCAGGCGGGAAGCAAAGTCGAAGACGGAAAAGT
- a CDS encoding HDIG domain-containing protein, with amino-acid sequence MKKNAEIYDLIYSVYKGNEGVLEFLIPHSEHVAKLAVKIAKEHKKADVDFVERAALLHDIGILKTHAPNIKCFGEAPYIQHGILGRDILEEHGFMREAIVAETHIGVGLTAKYILENNLPLPPIDMAPTTLEEKIVAYADLFYSKSPKHFTTPKTVEEVKKTVKKYDEASYEVFKKWHKKFG; translated from the coding sequence ATGAAAAAAAACGCGGAAATTTATGATTTAATTTACAGTGTTTACAAGGGCAACGAAGGAGTTTTGGAGTTTTTAATTCCGCATTCGGAACACGTTGCGAAGCTTGCGGTGAAAATCGCTAAAGAGCACAAAAAAGCAGACGTGGATTTTGTTGAGCGGGCGGCGCTTTTGCACGATATAGGAATTTTGAAAACTCACGCGCCGAATATAAAATGTTTTGGGGAGGCGCCGTATATTCAGCACGGGATTTTAGGCAGAGATATTCTTGAAGAACACGGTTTTATGCGCGAGGCGATTGTCGCCGAAACGCACATCGGCGTGGGACTTACGGCAAAATACATTTTGGAGAACAACCTTCCGCTTCCGCCCATTGATATGGCGCCGACCACTCTCGAAGAAAAAATTGTCGCTTACGCCGACCTTTTTTATTCCAAAAGCCCAAAACATTTTACAACGCCAAAAACGGTGGAAGAGGTGAAGAAAACCGTGAAAAAATACGACGAGGCGTCTTACGAAGTTTTTAAGAAGTGGCACAAAAAGTTTGGCTGA
- a CDS encoding ABC transporter permease subunit, whose amino-acid sequence MDIILTIASNTFRETIRNKVLYNILLFVGVLIVLSVSFGDWSVFARVQVMNDFGLAAMSLSGLLLAVFIGSSILGKEISGKTIYLTATKPINRASIIWGKFLGVYLTLFLNFLIMSAVFAVSLTIAAEGSGEISGKFGLIHVKALTLLLTELGVILAFSLLFSVISSPTLAAIFTIGFYIIGHFNHLGGLTNLGGDAWLLPFLQAFNLIMPNLDYFNLRAAVVLENPVSIGYVFSALAYGILFMAIALTLAAAAFEKKDLS is encoded by the coding sequence ATGGATATAATTTTGACAATCGCAAGCAATACTTTTCGCGAGACAATTCGCAATAAAGTGCTTTACAATATACTGCTTTTTGTGGGCGTGCTGATAGTTTTGTCGGTGAGTTTCGGGGACTGGTCGGTTTTTGCGCGAGTGCAGGTTATGAACGATTTTGGGCTTGCGGCTATGAGTTTAAGCGGTTTGCTTTTGGCGGTTTTTATCGGCAGTTCTATTTTGGGCAAGGAAATCAGCGGCAAAACGATTTATTTGACAGCAACCAAGCCAATTAACCGCGCAAGCATAATCTGGGGGAAATTTTTAGGCGTATATTTAACGCTTTTTCTGAATTTTTTGATAATGTCGGCGGTATTTGCAGTTTCGCTTACGATTGCGGCTGAAGGAAGCGGCGAAATAAGCGGAAAATTCGGGCTGATACACGTAAAAGCGCTTACTCTGTTGCTTACCGAACTCGGCGTAATTTTGGCGTTTTCACTGCTTTTTTCTGTGATTTCGTCGCCGACCCTTGCGGCGATTTTTACCATAGGTTTTTATATAATCGGGCATTTTAATCACTTGGGCGGACTTACAAATTTAGGCGGCGACGCGTGGCTTTTGCCGTTTTTGCAAGCGTTTAATCTGATAATGCCAAACTTGGATTATTTTAACTTGCGAGCGGCGGTTGTGCTCGAAAATCCCGTTAGTATCGGCTATGTTTTTTCGGCGCTTGCCTACGGAATTTTATTTATGGCAATCGCTTTGACTTTGGCGGCGGCGGCATTCGAGAAAAAGGATTTGTCGTGA
- a CDS encoding DUF4954 family protein: protein MAYRKLTNEEISALENQGCFCDNWQNIEVVKDGFNPKFCKNAHFSGNVKIGETGVKIQIASIEKHSGIFDAHIHNCIIGDGVYISKIGTHIANYEIGEGSMIENTDTLEVRSTNYFGNGTRVSPLNEMGGRSIPIFAGMSAQFAYLMVFYRHNKKLIEKLEDIAENTKKTFESNIGKIGCHVKISNAGTITDCNIGDFTQILNSSRLHNGNIESSEKAPVRMGTGVIADHFLIHEGSSVMDRATISRCFVGEGCDLSRGFSAENSLFFANFVGHHGEATAVFAGPHTVTHHKSSLLISGYFLFTNTGSGSNQSNNLYKMGPLHQGIFERGTKTSSNSYVLYPARTGPFTLVMGRHVDHCDTKYMPYSYLIEQMNKSILVVGTNIKKIGTIRDADKWKIRDKRRGKMIDLVNYDLLNPFSVSRMLRGRDILYDLKVRNAKEYITGFEEQLYPYNNTYIPPTSLSNGIRNYTMGAVKFFGNFYVKKLRNEQTECAEDLRKMFTPQNIGTGDWLDIAGCLVPKCFVDELVKDIENGVVNSVDEFNKKFYEAHKKYPELAWDWCLCEIEKYYQKPMREMSKNEIVAFLDEWYAAVVELDECFLKDAQKEYSASMKIGFGIDGDIDTASDDFTEVRGEFCKNEFVKKVNAHLESKRILYENAKKIVKEYL, encoded by the coding sequence ATGGCATACAGAAAATTGACAAACGAAGAAATAAGCGCCCTCGAAAATCAGGGGTGTTTTTGTGATAATTGGCAAAATATCGAAGTGGTAAAGGATGGATTTAATCCTAAATTCTGCAAAAACGCACACTTTTCGGGAAATGTGAAAATCGGCGAAACAGGCGTAAAAATACAAATAGCAAGTATTGAAAAACACAGCGGAATTTTTGACGCGCACATTCACAACTGCATAATCGGCGACGGCGTTTATATCTCAAAAATCGGAACGCATATTGCAAACTACGAAATCGGCGAAGGCTCGATGATTGAAAATACCGATACGCTCGAAGTTCGCTCTACAAACTACTTCGGAAACGGAACGCGGGTTTCGCCTCTCAACGAAATGGGCGGGCGCAGTATCCCGATTTTTGCGGGAATGTCGGCTCAATTCGCGTATTTAATGGTATTTTACAGGCACAACAAAAAACTAATCGAGAAACTTGAAGACATCGCCGAAAACACCAAAAAAACTTTTGAAAGCAACATTGGGAAAATCGGTTGCCACGTAAAAATATCGAACGCGGGAACAATAACCGACTGCAACATAGGCGACTTTACGCAAATTCTGAATTCGTCGCGCCTCCACAACGGAAACATAGAAAGCAGCGAAAAAGCGCCCGTGCGAATGGGAACAGGCGTAATTGCCGACCATTTTTTAATTCACGAAGGCTCGTCTGTTATGGACAGAGCGACAATTTCGCGCTGTTTTGTCGGGGAAGGTTGCGATTTATCGCGCGGATTTTCGGCGGAAAACTCGCTCTTTTTCGCAAATTTTGTCGGTCATCACGGCGAAGCGACCGCGGTTTTTGCGGGACCTCATACCGTAACCCACCACAAATCGTCGCTCTTGATTTCGGGATATTTTTTGTTCACCAACACGGGCAGCGGCTCAAACCAAAGCAACAATTTGTATAAAATGGGACCTTTGCATCAGGGAATTTTTGAGCGCGGAACAAAAACCTCCTCCAATTCTTACGTTTTGTATCCTGCAAGAACAGGACCTTTTACGCTTGTTATGGGGCGGCACGTTGACCATTGCGACACAAAATATATGCCGTATTCTTACCTTATTGAGCAAATGAACAAAAGCATTTTGGTGGTTGGAACAAACATAAAAAAAATCGGAACAATCCGCGACGCAGACAAATGGAAAATCCGCGACAAGCGAAGAGGAAAAATGATAGACCTCGTAAACTACGACCTGCTTAATCCGTTTTCGGTATCGAGAATGTTGCGGGGAAGAGACATTTTATACGACCTGAAAGTTCGCAACGCCAAGGAATACATAACGGGTTTTGAGGAGCAGCTTTATCCTTATAATAACACGTATATTCCGCCTACCTCGCTGTCGAACGGAATTCGTAATTACACAATGGGCGCGGTAAAGTTTTTCGGAAATTTTTATGTGAAAAAACTGCGCAACGAACAAACCGAATGCGCCGAAGATTTACGGAAAATGTTTACGCCGCAAAATATAGGAACCGGCGATTGGCTCGACATTGCGGGTTGCTTAGTTCCTAAATGTTTTGTCGATGAACTTGTAAAAGACATCGAAAACGGCGTTGTAAATTCGGTCGATGAATTTAACAAAAAATTTTACGAAGCGCATAAAAAATATCCCGAACTTGCGTGGGATTGGTGTCTTTGCGAGATAGAAAAATACTATCAAAAACCAATGCGCGAAATGAGCAAAAACGAAATAGTCGCATTTTTGGACGAGTGGTATGCGGCGGTAGTTGAATTGGACGAGTGCTTCTTAAAAGACGCGCAAAAGGAATATTCCGCCTCAATGAAAATCGGCTTCGGAATTGACGGCGACATCGATACCGCAAGCGACGATTTCACAGAAGTCCGCGGCGAATTCTGCAAAAACGAGTTCGTGAAAAAAGTAAACGCGCACTTAGAAAGCAAACGAATACTATACGAAAATGCAAAGAAAATTGTTAAGGAGTATTTGTAG
- a CDS encoding PIN domain nuclease, translating to MIFADTSVWIDYFNGKITPHTDALDNELFYNNVLIGDLVITEVLQGFKNDSDFETANFVLSNLEYCDMAGKEIAIKAAENFRNLRKMGITVRKTIDVIIGTFCIENGITLLHNDRDFDPMENCLGLSVYSV from the coding sequence ATGATTTTTGCAGACACTTCCGTTTGGATAGATTATTTTAACGGAAAAATAACACCGCACACAGACGCCCTCGACAATGAATTATTTTACAACAACGTTTTAATTGGCGATTTGGTAATTACCGAAGTATTGCAGGGTTTCAAAAATGATAGCGATTTTGAAACGGCGAACTTCGTTTTGAGCAATCTTGAGTATTGTGATATGGCAGGCAAAGAAATTGCTATTAAAGCCGCCGAAAATTTTCGTAATTTAAGAAAAATGGGAATTACAGTTCGCAAAACTATTGACGTCATTATCGGAACATTTTGTATAGAAAACGGCATTACCTTACTTCATAACGACAGAGATTTTGACCCAATGGAGAATTGCTTGGGATTGAGTGTTTATAGTGTATAA
- a CDS encoding glycogen/starch/alpha-glucan phosphorylase, with protein sequence MPTAKKETKEVKKSAPKKEAAVEKKQLSTDVEPELRDMNIEGLAHDFLYKIKYYLIKDAPNFTSSDAFVGLSLAMRDRLVERWIETQKTYTESNAKRVHYLSLEFLMGRLLGNNVSNLGITENTKGALKELDVSFEEIESQEIDAGLGNGGLGRLAACFLDSMATMELPAVGYGIRYEFGIFMQKIFNGYQIETPEQWLANGNPWEIKRPEYQYKVPFYGRLESYTDETGKVRRQWVDTNDVMAVAHDIPVPGYRNNTVNTLRLWASKAEDDFHFGSFNSGDYVGACREKLDSETISKVLYPNDNNHSGKELRLKQQFFFSSASLQDIIRRHFRSNKTLANFADKNVIQLNDTHPAIAVVELMRLFLDVYNMEWDAAWEIITKTFAYTNHTLMPEALEKWSVGLIAHLLPRHIEIVYEINARFLREVSFKFPGDNDRLRRMSIIEEGDEQMVRMAYLAIVASFSVNGVAALHSDLLKNGLLNDFYQMMPEKFNNKTNGVTPRRWILQANRPFADFISSKIGKDWIKDLSQLKKLEKFADDAAFQKEWMGYKKAAKVRLAEQLEKRNGIKLDTNMLYDVQIKRIHEYKRQLLSALHAVYLYSEIKSGNTKNFTPRTIMFGGKAAPGYYMAKLIIKFINNIADVINNDPATKGLLRVHFVPNYCVSIAQYLFPATDLSEQISTAGTEASGTGNMKFAMNGALTIGTMDGANVEMAEEIGEENMFIFGLRTNEVHDVQAAGYNAYSYYEKSDKIRKTIDFIRSGYFSQVEEGIFNPLLDNLLYNDRYLLLADFDDYIRAQKEVSDLYRDNPKEWAKRSILNVARMGKFSSDRTIAEYANDIWNLKPVKVKI encoded by the coding sequence ATGCCTACAGCTAAAAAAGAAACGAAAGAAGTTAAGAAGAGCGCTCCGAAAAAGGAAGCGGCTGTTGAAAAAAAGCAACTCAGCACGGATGTTGAGCCCGAATTGCGCGATATGAACATAGAGGGTCTTGCACACGACTTCCTCTACAAAATCAAGTATTACCTGATTAAAGACGCTCCGAATTTCACGTCGTCGGACGCATTTGTCGGGCTTTCGCTTGCAATGCGCGACCGTCTTGTCGAAAGATGGATTGAAACACAGAAAACATACACGGAAAGCAACGCAAAAAGAGTGCATTATTTGTCGCTTGAATTTTTGATGGGGCGCCTTTTGGGCAACAACGTGTCAAACTTGGGAATTACCGAAAACACCAAAGGCGCGCTCAAAGAACTTGACGTTTCATTTGAAGAAATCGAAAGCCAAGAAATTGACGCGGGGCTCGGAAACGGCGGCTTGGGTCGCTTGGCGGCTTGCTTCTTGGATTCTATGGCGACTATGGAATTGCCCGCAGTTGGCTACGGAATTCGCTACGAATTCGGTATCTTTATGCAGAAAATTTTTAACGGCTATCAAATCGAAACTCCCGAACAGTGGCTTGCAAACGGAAATCCTTGGGAAATCAAACGTCCCGAATATCAATACAAAGTGCCTTTTTACGGAAGACTGGAAAGCTATACGGACGAAACCGGAAAAGTTCGCAGACAGTGGGTAGATACGAACGACGTAATGGCGGTAGCCCACGACATTCCTGTTCCGGGATACAGAAACAACACGGTAAATACGCTTCGTCTCTGGGCAAGTAAAGCGGAAGACGATTTCCATTTCGGAAGCTTTAACTCGGGCGATTACGTCGGAGCGTGCCGCGAAAAATTGGACAGCGAAACAATATCGAAAGTTCTTTACCCGAACGATAACAACCACAGCGGAAAAGAATTGCGCTTAAAACAGCAGTTTTTCTTCAGCTCGGCTTCGCTTCAGGATATTATTCGCCGTCATTTCAGAAGCAACAAAACGCTTGCAAATTTCGCGGACAAAAACGTTATTCAGCTTAACGACACCCACCCTGCAATCGCGGTTGTTGAACTTATGCGCCTGTTTTTGGACGTATATAATATGGAATGGGACGCGGCTTGGGAAATTATCACCAAAACTTTTGCTTACACAAACCACACATTGATGCCAGAAGCGCTCGAAAAATGGTCGGTCGGTCTTATCGCTCATCTTTTGCCCCGCCACATCGAAATTGTTTACGAAATTAACGCGCGTTTCTTGCGTGAAGTTTCGTTCAAATTCCCCGGCGACAACGACCGTCTCCGCAGAATGAGCATAATCGAAGAAGGCGACGAGCAAATGGTAAGAATGGCGTATTTGGCTATTGTTGCAAGTTTCTCGGTAAACGGCGTTGCGGCGCTTCACTCAGACCTCCTTAAAAACGGACTTTTGAACGATTTCTATCAAATGATGCCCGAAAAATTCAACAACAAAACGAACGGTGTAACTCCCCGTCGTTGGATTTTGCAGGCAAACCGTCCGTTCGCGGATTTCATTTCTTCCAAAATAGGTAAAGATTGGATTAAGGATTTGTCGCAACTTAAAAAACTCGAAAAATTCGCAGACGACGCGGCATTCCAAAAAGAGTGGATGGGCTACAAAAAAGCGGCAAAAGTACGTTTGGCGGAGCAACTCGAAAAACGCAACGGTATTAAACTCGATACAAATATGCTTTACGACGTGCAAATCAAGAGAATTCACGAATACAAACGTCAGCTTTTGAGCGCGCTTCACGCAGTTTATCTGTATTCCGAAATTAAATCGGGCAACACCAAAAATTTTACGCCGCGCACAATTATGTTCGGCGGAAAAGCGGCGCCCGGTTATTATATGGCGAAACTCATTATTAAGTTCATAAACAACATTGCGGACGTCATTAACAACGACCCTGCAACCAAAGGACTTTTGAGAGTTCATTTTGTTCCGAACTACTGCGTATCTATCGCGCAATATCTCTTCCCCGCAACCGATTTGAGCGAACAGATTTCTACCGCAGGAACGGAAGCGAGCGGAACAGGTAATATGAAATTTGCGATGAACGGCGCGCTTACAATCGGTACAATGGACGGAGCGAACGTTGAAATGGCGGAAGAAATCGGCGAAGAAAATATGTTTATCTTCGGACTTCGCACAAACGAAGTTCACGATGTTCAAGCCGCTGGCTACAACGCGTATTCTTACTACGAAAAGAGCGACAAAATCCGCAAAACCATCGACTTTATCAGAAGCGGATATTTCTCACAAGTCGAAGAGGGGATATTCAACCCGCTTTTGGACAACTTGCTTTACAACGACCGTTATCTTCTTTTGGCGGACTTCGACGATTATATCCGCGCGCAAAAAGAAGTATCGGATTTGTACCGCGACAATCCGAAAGAGTGGGCGAAACGTTCTATTCTCAACGTAGCGCGTATGGGTAAATTCTCGTCGGACAGAACTATCGCAGAATACGCAAACGATATTTGGAACTTGAAACCCGTAAAAGTTAAGATTTAA
- a CDS encoding ABC transporter ATP-binding protein produces MAKKLIELKNVGKIFNEALEKKAKTAVSDLSFEVNEGAITGFIGPNGAGKTTSIKMILGLVKPTKGEVSLMGMPANNPLAREEVAFVSEQPYFYEHLTAYETLKFICNLKRFYKKEIDREIRRVLDIVGMSRHSNGRVKSFSKGMQQRLNMAQALIANPKLIIMDEPMSGMDPLGRRLFRELFKDLAEQGTTIFFSTHIVEDIEALCDNIVVLSKGKLRLSGTVEEIVKNADKTGEKAPTLEEILYANSEEGEGEEWI; encoded by the coding sequence ATGGCGAAAAAATTGATAGAGCTTAAAAATGTCGGCAAAATATTTAACGAGGCGCTCGAAAAAAAGGCAAAAACCGCTGTTAGCGACCTGTCTTTTGAAGTTAACGAGGGCGCGATAACAGGATTTATAGGACCAAACGGCGCAGGAAAAACCACGTCGATAAAAATGATTTTGGGGCTCGTAAAACCGACAAAAGGCGAGGTCTCTTTAATGGGAATGCCCGCAAATAATCCCCTTGCCCGCGAAGAAGTGGCTTTTGTGTCGGAACAACCGTATTTTTACGAACATTTAACCGCATACGAAACGCTGAAGTTTATCTGTAATCTGAAACGCTTCTACAAAAAGGAAATCGACCGCGAAATCAGGCGTGTTTTGGATATTGTTGGAATGAGCCGCCACTCAAACGGACGGGTAAAATCGTTTTCAAAGGGAATGCAACAACGGCTTAATATGGCGCAGGCGCTTATCGCAAATCCCAAACTTATTATAATGGACGAGCCGATGAGCGGAATGGATCCTTTGGGCAGGCGACTTTTCAGAGAACTTTTCAAAGACCTTGCCGAACAGGGAACGACAATCTTTTTCTCCACTCACATTGTGGAAGACATAGAGGCGCTTTGCGATAATATTGTGGTTTTGTCGAAAGGAAAATTGCGGCTTTCGGGAACTGTGGAAGAAATCGTGAAAAACGCCGATAAAACAGGCGAAAAAGCGCCGACTTTGGAAGAGATTTTATACGCGAATTCCGAGGAAGGAGAAGGTGAAGAATGGATATAA